In a genomic window of Gossypium arboreum isolate Shixiya-1 chromosome 7, ASM2569848v2, whole genome shotgun sequence:
- the LOC108455509 gene encoding uncharacterized protein LOC108455509: protein MANGTEAGDFVVLSRVRTGLKREFEFALKVQAEICGSFGRTRSGKAQNGGEAWSPGNRSNKKLKKEVKDEKEKSDLEQSVRVVEESVDLMSEEEAKSDVEDPKREVIGCEEEESKKVDLGKDEEFKDGIIEPMCEDEIVKEVKGKSKPEKAVMGSLEEKQEEEKMDADIREKESQLERATENVEEVKGKGKEGLVIESEPCKGDIGVPVLVSCEGDTKIEQVVKEEKPVRRFTRSLLKATVETMKETAATDAIVVNVTEAKCDGGDITVGSVDSPMTQEASVSTKLVRNFPTELQDLLDSGILKGANVRYARSSKVTRAAGSNGLQGIIKGSGILCFCKACKGSNVISPTLYEIHARSSNKPAENYIYLENGNTLRDVMNACRESSSSMLENTLQMVIGSSMKKSRFCLNCRESITRAGSGKAMVLCNSCLGVEESQDGSTEVADGTKVADASDSSPKPNVVPKSPISASKCSLSQTKSQGRVTRKDLRKHKLVFEEDGLPDGTELAYFVRGEKLLVGYKRGFGILCTCCNSEISPSQFEAHAGWPSRRKPFQNIYTSNGVSLHELSISLSKNRKFSTYENDDLCSICLDGGNLLCCDTCPRAFHLECISLPRIPIGTWHCRYCQNTFQNEKFVEHNANAVAAGRVAGIDPIEQITKRCIRIIRTPEAEVPSVCVLCRGHDFSKSGFGPRTVILCDQCEREYHVGCLRDHNIDDLKELPKGKWFCCTDCNRIHSALQKLVIRGEEQLPDSSLDVVKKKHVENSLRSKAKLDIRWRVLSGKMTSLDDTRVTLSKAVAIFHERFDPISDSGSSRGDLIPSMVYGRTVKGQDFGGMYCAILTVNQVVVSAGIFRVFGQEMAEIPLVATSTESQGQGYFQCLFSCIEKLLGFLKVKTLVLPAADEAESIWTKKFRFSKITQEELNEYRRDYQMMIFQGTSILQKPVPSVRLIG from the exons ATGGCGAACGGTACGGAGGCAGGGGATTTCGTGGTGCTATCTCGGGTAAGGACGGGTCTGAAGCGTGAGTTCGAGTTTGCTTTGAAGGTTCAAGCGGAGATCTGTGGGTCTTTTGGTCGGACTCGGTCAGGGAAGGCCCAGAATGGAGGAGAGGCGTGGAGTCCAGGTAACAGGAGCAACAAGAAATTGAAAAAAGAAGTCAAGGATGAGAAAGAGAAGAGTGATTTGGAGCAATCTGTGAGGGTTGTGGAGGAATCTGTGGATTTGATGAGCGAAGAAGAGGCGAAAAGCGATGTGGAAGATCCGAAGAGAGAGGTGATTGGTTGTGAAGAAGAGGAGTCGAAGAAGGTCGATTTGGGAAAGGATGAGGAATTCAAAGATGGGATTATTGAACCAATGTGTGAAGATGAGATTGTCAAGGAAGTGAAGGGAAAAAGCAAGCCCGAAAAGGCTGTAATGGGTTCGCTAGAAGAAAAACAGGAGGAAGAGAAAATGGATGCTGACATTAGAGAGAAAGAAAGTCAACTGGAAAGAGCAACGGAGAATGTAGAAGAAGTAAAAGGAAAGGGAAAGGAGGGTTTGGTGATAGAAAGTGAGCCCTGCAAAGGGGATATAGGGGTGCCGGTTTTGGTTAGTTGTGAGGGTGATACTAAGATAGAGCAAGTGGTGAAGGAAGAGAAGCCTGTAAGGAGGTTTACTCGGTCCTTGTTGAAAGCGACGGTGGAGACAATGAAGGAAACTGCGGCAACAGATGCTATTGTCGTCAATGTGACTGAAGCTAAATGTGATGGCGGTGATATTACAGTCGGGAGTGTGGATTCTCCAATGACGCAGGAAGCAAGTGTCTCGACTAAGCTTGTAAGAAATTTCCCGACAGAGTTGCAGGATCTTTTGGATTCAGGTATACTCAAGGGAGCAAATGTGAGGTATGCACGAAGCTCGAAG GTTACAAGAGCTGCAGGGAGTAATGGGCTTCAAGGAATAATCAAGGGTTCCGGGATATTGTGTTTTTGCAAAGCATGCAAGGGCTCTAAC GTTATTAGCCCTACCTTATATGAGATTCATGCAAGGAGCTCAAACAAGCCTGCAGAAAATTATATTTACCTGGAGAATGGGAATACCCTTCGTGATGTTATGAACGCATGCAGGGAGAGTTCATCGAGCATGTTGGAGAACACCCTGCAAATGGTGATTGGTTCTTCCATGAAGAAATCCCGCTTTTGTTTGAACTGCAGAG AGTCCATTACTAGAGCTGGCTCTGGGAAAGCTATGGTTCTATGTAATTCATGTCTGGGTGTGGAAGAGTCTCAAGATGGCTCAACTGAAGTGGCTGATGGAACAAAGGTTGCTGATGCTAGTGACAG TTCCCCCAAGCCAAATGTGGTTCCAAAGTCACCTATCAGTGCATCAAAATGCAGTTTGTCACAAACTAAGAGTCAGGGAAGAGTAACTAGAAA GGATCTGAGGAAGCATAAATTGGTATTTGAGGAAGATGGGTTGCCAGATGGAACTGAACTAGCATATTTTGTTCGTGGAGAG AAATTGCTTGTTGGCTATAAAAGGGGATTTGGAATATTATGCACCTGCTGTAATTCAGAG ATAAGCCCCTCACAGTTTGAAGCTCATGCTGGTTGGCCAAGTCGTCGCAAGCC TTTTCAAAACATTTACACATCAAATGGGGTATCTCTTCATGAATTGTCAATATCCCTGTCGAAAAATCGGAAGTTCTCTACATATGAGAATGATGACCTATGCAGCATCTGTTTGGATGGAGGGAATCTATTGTGTTGTGACACATGTCCAAGGGCTTTTCACTTAG AGTGTATATCTCTTCCACGCATTCCAATTGGTACTTGGCACTGTAGATATTGCCAGAATACCTTCCAAAACGAAAAGTTTGTGGAACATAACGCCAATGCTGTAGCTGCAGGAAGAGTTGCTGGAATTGATCCAATAGAACAGATAACCAAGAGATGCATTCGTATTATCAGAACTCCAGAGGCAGAAGTTCCTAGTGTGTGTGTGCTATGCAG AGGTCATGATTTTAGCAAGTCAGGGTTTGGTCCTCGCACTGTTATACTCTGTGATCAG TGTGAGAGAGAATATCATGTGGGTTGTTTGAGAGATCATAACATTGATGACCTAAAG GAGTTACCAAAAGGAAAGTGGTTTTGTTGCACGGATTGCAATAGAATCCATTCTGCTTTACAGAAATTGGTCATTCGTGGGGAGGAGCAGCTTCCTGATTCATCTCTGGATGTTGTGAAGAAGAAGCATGTAGAAAATAGTTTACGGAGCAAGGCCAAACTTGATATAAGATGGAGGGTTCTCAGCGGGAAAATGACATCTTTAGATGACACCAGAGTAACGCTATCAAAGGCTGTTGCGATCTTCCAT GAGCGCTTTGATCCTATAAGTGACTCTGGATCGAGTAGAGGTGATCTTATCCCATCAATGGTTTATGG GAGAACTGTCAAGGGCCAAGATTTTGGAGGCATGTACTGTGCAATATTAACTGTCAA TCAAGTGGTTGTGTCAGCTGGTATTTTTCGGGTTTTTGGGCAAGAAATGGCTGAAATTCCCTTAGTTGCAACAAGTACAGAAAGTCAAGGGCAG GGTTATTTTCAATGCCTTTTCAGTTGCATTGAGAAGCTGCTGGGGTTCTTAAAAGTGAAAACCCTTGTGCTCCCAGCGGCCGATGAAGCAGAATCCATTTGGACAAAGAAATTCAGATTCAGCAAGATAACCCAGGAAGAG CTAAACGAATATAGAAGGGACTACCAAATGATGATCTTCCAGGGTACATCAATACTTCAGAAGCCAGTCCCGAGTGTTCGACTTATTGGATAA
- the LOC108473724 gene encoding cyclin-dependent kinases regulatory subunit 1-like, translated as MGQIQYSEKYFDDTYEYRHVVLPPEVAKLLPKSRLLSENEWRAIGVQQSRGWVHYAIHRPEPHIMLFRRPLNYQQQQENQAQQAMLAK; from the exons ATGGGTCAAATTCAATACTCTGAGAAATACTTCGATGATACTTACGAATACAG GCATGTTGTTCTTCCTCCTGAAGTGGCAAAACTTCTCCCCAAGAGTCGCCTCCTCTCTGAA AATGAGTGGCGTGCGATCGGAGTACAGCAGAGTCGTGGTTGGGTCCATTATGCTATTCATCGTCCTGAACCACACATCATGTTATTCAGGAGGCCTCTTAACTATCAGCAGCAGCAGGAGAATCAGGCTCAGCAAGCTATGCTTGCCAAGTAA
- the LOC108473653 gene encoding probable transcription factor At2g01370 — protein sequence MSTTPPSTAPNGRSRVFSESDEIQILKCLIRATKSIPPPITTVGTSTINRIIRRLDHRFTVSQITDKIRRLRDKHHNHARNRALVRNHHDRRIFKLSKRIWGKKATPRKKNNKSEDQGAIEVGGDGVEKLDKFPYLVAEFSKVLPENEVWKQKMKRVGEEKLRKMDQEWVMLKVEEAKLVAKKAELIQQQIMEVMGGNGSANGV from the coding sequence ATGTCAACTACCCCTCCTTCCACCGCTCCAAACGGCCGATCCAGGGTTTTCAGCGAATCAGACGAAATCCAGATCCTCAAATGTTTAATCAGAGCCACCAAATCCATTCCTCCGCCCATCACCACCGTGGGTACCTCTACCATCAACCGCATCATCAGGCGTCTCGACCACAGGTTCACCGTCTCCCAGATCACCGACAAGATCCGCAGGCTCAGAGACAAGCACCACAACCATGCAAGGAACAGAGCCCTGGTAAGGAACCATCACGACCGGCGAATATTCAAGCTTTCCAAAAGAATTTGGGGCAAGAAAGCAACACCCAGAAAGAAGAATAACAAGTCAGAAGATCAAGGGGCTATTGAAGTGGGAGGTGATGGGGTCGAGAAATTGGACAAGTTTCCATACCTGGTGGCTGAATTTTCCAAGGTTTTGCCCGAAAATGAAGTGTGGAAACAGAAGATGAAGAGAGTGGGAGAGGAGAAGTTGAGGAAGATGGATCAAGAATGGGTGATGTTGAAGGTTGAAGAAGCTAAATTGGTGGCTAAGAAGGCTGAATTAATACAGCAGCAGATTATGGAGGTAATGGGGGGAAATGGGTCCGCAAATGGGGTTTAA